The genomic window GGCGGCTGCCCGGTGGGCATCGCCACGCAAGACCCCGAGCTCCGCGGGCGGCTGAACGTGGAAACGGCCGCGGAGCAGGTGGCGGCCTTCTTCGCAGGAACGCGCCGGGCGCTGGAAACCTACCTGCGGGTGATGGGGCTTTCCTCGACCGCCGAGCTCGACGGCAGCTACGTGGAGCGCATTGAACCCTAGCGGGGGCCTTGCCTGCGGTCCCTTCGCGCTTCGGTGAGCCCTAGCCTACCGTTCGAGGGTCGCCGCCGGGCGTGATTTGGCACCCGGCGGCTCAGGCGGTATACTGCCCTTTGCCCCCGGTCCGACGCGGCGACCCGCCGTGAACCGGGTCAGGCCCGGAAGGGAGCAGCCCTAAGCGGTCAGGGTCGGGTGCCGTCGGGGCGCCGGGGGCGCTTTTTTATCTTCCCTCCACCACCCGCGCCACCGCGGACATCTCCAAACCCAAGAGCTGCAGCACGTCGTCGAGGGTGAAGATGCCCACCAGGTTGCCTTCGTAGTCGACGATCGGGTAGCGGCGCACCCCCTTGTGCTTGACCTCCTCGAGCGCCTCGAAGAGGCTCATCTGCTCCTCGAGCACCAGCGGCTCCGGCGTCATCACCCGGAAGACCGGGGTCTCGGTCGGGTCCAGTTGCTTGCGCACCACCCGCACCACGATGTCGCGGTCGGTGAGGATGCCCACCGGTTTCAGGCCCTCGGCGACCACCACGCTGCCCACGTTCATGTCGGCCATCAGCGCCGCCGCGTCGGACACGGTCGCCGTCGGCGGCAGGGTGATCACGTCAGCCCGCGCGAACTCCATGAGTCCCATGGTGGCCTCCTTGGCCCCATGATACCGCCCCGGAAGGGGGACATCCCGCGGGGTAAGATGGGGCCCGTGGGAGCCCTCTACCGCCGCGCCCGGCCCGCCACCTTCGACGCCGTGGTGGGTCAGGAACACGTCAAGGACGTGCTGAAGAGCGCGATCCAGAAGGACCGACTGGCGCACGCCTACCTCTTCTCGGGTCCGCGCGGCGTGGGCAAGACCACGACCGCGCGGCTGATCGCCATGAGCGTGGGCTGCGCCGCCGAACCCGAGCAGCGGCCCTGCGGCGAGTGCGAGAACTGCCGGATGGTGCGCGAGGACCGCCACCCCGACGTGGTGGAGATCGACGCGGCCAGCAACAACTCGGTGGAGGACGTGCGCGAGCTGCGCGAGCGCATCCTGCTCGCCCCCCTGGTCGCGCCCAAGAAGGTGATCATCCTCGACGAGGCGCACATGATGTCGAAGAGTGCCTTCAACGCTTTGCTCAAGACGCTCGAGGAACCGCCCGAGCACGTGATCTTCATCTTCGCCACCACCGAGCCCGAGCGGATGCCGGCGACCATCCTCTCGCGCACCCAGCACTTCCGCTTCCGCCGCCTCACCGAGGAGCAGATCGCGGGCAAGCTCGCGGCGGTGCTCGCCGGCGAAGGGCGGACGGCCGAACCCGAGGCCCTGCGCCTGATCGCGCGCATGAGCGGCGGCGCGATGCGCGACGCCGAGAGCATCCTCGACCGGCTGCTGGCGCTCGACGTCGACCCCATCACCCGCGCGGCCGCGGAGGAGGCCCTGGGGCTGCCCCCTGCCGAGCGCGTGGCTGCGGTGGCCGCGGCGCTCGACGCCGGCGAGGTGGACCGCGCGGTGGCCGAGGCCCAGCGGCTCTTCTCGGAGGGCTACTCGGCGCGGACGCTCACCGAGCAGCTCGCCCAGGCGCTGCAGGCGGGCCTCTACGCCCGGCTGGGGCTGGGCGAGGGGCCCCGGCTCGCGGCCGATCCCGAACGGCTGATCGCGGCGCTGACGGCGCTCGACGAGCACACCGAGAAGCTGATCCGGCGCGAGGACCCATTCACGCTCGAGCTGGGGCTGCTGCGCGTCTACGCCGCCCTGCACGCCGCGCCCGCAGCCCCGGCGCCGCCCCCCGCGTCCGGCACCCGGCGCCCGCCCCCCCGCAAGGCCGCCCCCGCGGCGAAGGCGCCCGAACCCGCGCGGCCCGCGGCGAACCCGGAGCCGGCGCCCGCGGCCGGAGAACCCAGCAACGACGAAGCCGCCGCCCCCGCGGCGGACGCGCCCGTCGACCTGACCGCCGCCTGGCGGCAGGTGCTGGGCGAGGTGGGCATCAAGGTGCGCGCCTTCCTGATCGAGGCCACCCCCCACCTGGAAGACGACGCCCTGGTGCTCGTCTACGACGAGGGGCACCGCTTTCACCACGACCGCGCCCGCGAGCAGCAGGCCGTCGTGGAGGAGGCGGTGCGGGCGGTGCTGGGCCGCGGCGTACGCTTCGAACTGGGTAAAAAAAACGCGCGATTGAGCCCTGAACCCACCCCATCGCCTGCCCCGCCGCCGCCGGTCGAGGCCGCCCCCGCAGCGGAGCGGGAACCCGAACCCAAGCCGGCCCCCGACCCGGAGCCCGTGGACGCGCCCCCCGCGCCCCCGACCCGCAAGCGGCCGGCGCGGAGGCCCGGGGAGCGCGGACGCCGCGGCCGCAAAGACGCCGAGCCGGCCGAGCCGCGCTTCGACAGGATCGAGCTGCTCGACGACCCCCGCTTCAAGAAGCTGCAGGGCCTGTTCAAGGCGCGCCTGCGCCAGGTCTGGCGCGAAGCCGCGGAGGACGAAGACGTCGCGGACGAAGCCGACGGCGAGGCCTGAACGTCGGCGAGCCGACCCCGCCGCGCCCGCGGACGTGCGACACTGAAGCATGACCTACCTCGTCACCGGGGCCACCGGGTTCATCGGAGGCCGGCTGGCCCGCCGGCTGCTCGCCGCCGGACACCGCGTGCGCGTCCTCGCCCGCCGCCCACCGGCCGCCGCGCCTCTGGAAGCCGCCGGCGCCCGCGTCTTCCGCGGCGACCTCACCCGGCCCGAGACCCTGCGGCCCGCCATGGAGGGCGTGGACGGCGTCTTTCACGTCGCCGCCTGGTACGCCGTCGGCGTCCCCGCTGCGGCGGCGGAGCCCACGAACGTCCAGGGGACCCGGCACGTGCTCGACACCGCACTCGCGCTGGGGGTACCCAAGGTGGTGTACACCTCCACGATCGCCGTCTACGGCGACACCCGCGGGCGGCTCGTGGACGAGAGTTACTTTTACGACGGGCGGCGGCTCGGTTGGGCCAGCGCCTACGACCGCACCAAGTGGACGGCCCACTACGAGGTGGCCCGCCCTCTGGCCGAAGCCGGGCTTCCCCTGGTCACCGTCCTCCCGGGGCTGGTCTATGGCCCCGGGGACCGCAGTCCGATCGGCGACCTGCTGCGCCGGCTCGTCTGCGGCCGCGCGCTGGCGGTGCCGGCCGAGACGGTCTACTGCTGGTCCCACGTCGACGACGTGGCCCAGGCCCACTGGCTGGCGATGGCGCGCGGCCACCCGGGAGAAGAGTACATCGTGGCCGGCGAGCCCCGCAGCCTCGTGGCCGTCCTGCGCCAGGCCCGCCGCTGGATCGGCTCCTCCTCGCGCATCCTGCCGCTGCCGAACGCGGCCCTCAGGCTGCTGAGCCGCCTCGTCCGCCCGTTCGACGCCTGGCTGCCCCCGGTCTACACCTCCGAAGGCCTGCGGGCCGCGGCGGCGAGCTACACCGCCGACCACGCCAAGGCGCGCGCCGAGCTGGGGTACGCCCCGCGGCCGTTGCGCGAGGGGCTGCCGCCGACCCTGGAGGCCCTGCGGGACGAAACCCGCTGCGCCACTGGGTAGACTGGGGGCATGAGCAAGCGTCTCGTCGTCATCGGTGGCGTGGCCGCGGGCATGAGCGCCGCGGCCAAGGCCAAGCGCAGCAACCCCGACCTCGAGGTCGTCGCCTTCGAAAAGTCGCGGTACGTTTCCTACGGCGCCTGCGGCCTGCCCTACTACCTGGCCGGCTGGATCGACGACGTGGAGAAGCTCGTGGCGCGCACCCCCGAGAAGTTCGCCAAGCAGGGGGTCAAGGCCCTGGTGCGGCACGAGGTCGTCGAGGTCGACTACGAGGGCCGGCGCGTCAAGGTGGCCGACCTGGACGGCGGCCGCGAGTTCTGGGAGCCCTTCGACTACCTGGTCGTCAGCACCGGGGCCCGTCCCGTCCTGCCCCCGATCGAGGGGGTGCACCTCCCCGGCGTCTTCACCCTGCGCCAGCTCGAGGACGGCGAGGCCATCATGAGCGCGCTGCACCGGGCCCAGCGCACGGTCATCGTGGGGGCCGGCTACGTGGGGCTCGAGGTGGCCGAGGCCTTCCGCGCCCGCGGCAAGCAGGTCACGGTCGTCGAGCTCGCGGAGCGGGTGCTACCCGCCGCCGATCCCGAGGTGAGCGCCCTGGTGCACGAGGAGCTGACCCGCAACGGCGTCCAGGTCGTCACCGGCACCGAGGTGGAGAGCCTCACCGGCCTGGGCCGGGTGCAGGCGGTGCAGACCAGCGCCTTCGAGATCCCCGCCGACCTGGTGCTGCTGGCCGTTGGCATCCGCCCCAACGTGGGGCTGGCCACCTCGTTCGGGGTGGCGACCGGCCCCACGGGGGCGATCGCCGTGGACGAGCAGCTGCGCACGAACCTGGAAAACGTCTGGGCCGCGGGCGACGTGGCCGAGAGCGTGCACCTCGTCACCGGCCGGCCCTACTGGCTGCCGCTCGGCGACGTGGCCAACAAGCACGGCCGCACCGCCGGCACCGTGATCGCTGGCGGCCTGGCGAGCTTCAAGGGCGTCGTCGGCAGCGCCGTCACCAAGATCTTCGACCTGGCCGTCGCCTTCACCGGCCTCAGCGAGGAGGACGCCCGCAAGGCCGGGTTCGACGCCAAGAGCGTCTGGATCAAGTCGGCCGACCGCGCTCACTACTACCCGGATCCCCACCCCTTCCACGTCAAGCTCGTCTACGAAGGGGGCTCGGGGAGGCTCCTGGGAGCGCAGGTGGTGGGGCACCAAAGCGACGCGCTGCGCATCGACGTGGTGGCGACCCTGCTCCACCGGGGCGGCACCGTCGAGGACCTGCGCGCCCTCGACCTCGCCTACGCGCCGCCTTTCAGCCCCGTTTGGGACCCGCTGCTGGTGGCGGCCAACCAAGCCAGGTAGCCCGGTGCGCCGCTTCGCCGTCCTCGCCGCTTTGGGGCTCGCGCTCGCCGCCGGGCCCATCGGCCGGCCCGCGCCCGCGTTTCAGGGAACCACCCTCGCGGGGGAGCCCTTCGACCTGGCGTACTACCTGGGCAGGGTCCCGATCGTGCTCCACTTCTGGGCCAGCAACTGCCCGCCCTGCCGCGTGGAGGCGCCCTACTGGGCCCAGGCCCAGCGGGCCTACGGCGACCGGCTGCTCATCGTCGGCGTGGACGTGCAGGACCTCCCGACGATGGCGCGGGAGTTCGTGGCCCGTTACGGCTGGAGCTTTCCCAACGTGCAGGACGGCACCGCCGCGGTGGCCGCGGCCTACCGGGTAACGGGCAAGCCCACCACGGTCTTCGTCGGTATCGACGGCACCGTGGTGGGCTACCACGCAGGCCCCTACGGGAGCGCCGCGGCCTTCGAGCGCGACCTGCTGCGCCTGATCCGCTGGCGGCCCTAGCGGTACTTCAGGACTTCCATCAGCTCGTCGACGATCTGGTCGGTGTCGCCGCGCTGGGCGGCGGTGACCACGTGGTCGCGCAGGTGGCTGCGCAGGATGAGCTCGCCCACCTTGTCGAGCGCGCCCTCGACGGCCTTGATCTGCTTGAGCACGTCCACGCAGTAGACGCCCTCGTCGTCGAGCATGCGCAGGATGCCCTCGACGTGGCCGCGCACGCTCTTGAGCCGCCGTTGGGCCTCGGAGCGGGTGTCGGGATCCAGCTGCAGGTGCACGCGGGTCTTCATGTCTCCAGCCTACCCGAGCGGCTGGGCCCGGTAGCCTTCCTCCTCGATTGCGGCCACCAGCTGAGCGGGATCGGCCTGACCCCGGACCAGCGCCTCGCCGCGCTCGAGGCTGACCTCGACCACTTCCTCCACGCCGCCGACCTTCGCGAGCGCCTTCTTGACCGCCATTACGCAGTGGTTGCACGTCATGCCTTCGACCTTGAGTTTGATCATCGTTCGTCCTCCCGCGTCCAGTATAACCCACCCCGGGTGGGGTGGGTTAGTCCTTTTCTCATACCCCCGGCCTAGGGTAAGGCATGCCGCCCGGCCGCCTCCTTCCGTCGCTGGTTCTCGCGCTGTTCGGCCTAGCCTTGGCCGCCGTACCCGGCCCCACGTCGTGGCCCGCTCCACCGTTCAGCGCCGAGCGGCTCGACCGGCCGGGTGCGGTGCTGAACCTCGCCGAAACGCTGGGGCGGCGGCCGGTCGTGCTCAACTTCTGGGCCAGCTGGTGCGTGCCCTGCCGGGTCGAGGCCCCGGTGCTGCGCGACGCGGAGCGGCGCTACCGGGGGCGCGTGCTCTTCGTGGGGGTCAACCTGCAGGACACCCGGAAGGGCGCGGAAGCCTTCATGGAGACGTTCTTCTGGTCCTTCCCCAACGTCCGCGACCCCCGCGGCGCGGTGGCGCGGCGCTACCGCGTCGGCGGCATTCCCACCACCGTCTTCATCGACGCCGGAGGCCGGGTGGTGCGGGTGTGGACGGGCCCGCTCGACCCCGAGCGGCTCGAGGCCTTTTTGCGCGCTCTCATCGGGACGCCGGAGGGTTAACGTGTCCCATCTTGACGCTGGTATCATCAGGTCCGGAATGAGGCGAATCGGACTCCTGGGGGTGGGGCTGCTGCTCGTCGGCGCGGCCCTGGCCACGCCCGTTCCCCCGTACCGCCCGCCCAGCGAGGCCATTCCCTTCAGCGGACCGCTGCTCGGCGGCGGCCGCTTCGACCTGAACGCCTACCTGGGGCAGACCCCGCTGGTGCTCAACTTCTGGGCCAGCTGGTGCGGCCCCTGCCACCGCGAAGCCGCGGTGCTCGAGCGCTTCTTTCGCGAGTTCGCCGGTCGCGTCGCCTTCGTCAGCGTCAACGTCCAGGACCCCAGCGAGAGCGCCCGCGCCTTCGTGGAGCGCTACGGCCTCAGCTTCCCGGTGGTGCAGGACGGCGGCG from Oceanithermus desulfurans includes these protein-coding regions:
- a CDS encoding CBS domain-containing protein codes for the protein MGLMEFARADVITLPPTATVSDAAALMADMNVGSVVVAEGLKPVGILTDRDIVVRVVRKQLDPTETPVFRVMTPEPLVLEEQMSLFEALEEVKHKGVRRYPIVDYEGNLVGIFTLDDVLQLLGLEMSAVARVVEGR
- the dnaX gene encoding DNA polymerase III subunit gamma/tau, whose translation is MGALYRRARPATFDAVVGQEHVKDVLKSAIQKDRLAHAYLFSGPRGVGKTTTARLIAMSVGCAAEPEQRPCGECENCRMVREDRHPDVVEIDAASNNSVEDVRELRERILLAPLVAPKKVIILDEAHMMSKSAFNALLKTLEEPPEHVIFIFATTEPERMPATILSRTQHFRFRRLTEEQIAGKLAAVLAGEGRTAEPEALRLIARMSGGAMRDAESILDRLLALDVDPITRAAAEEALGLPPAERVAAVAAALDAGEVDRAVAEAQRLFSEGYSARTLTEQLAQALQAGLYARLGLGEGPRLAADPERLIAALTALDEHTEKLIRREDPFTLELGLLRVYAALHAAPAAPAPPPASGTRRPPPRKAAPAAKAPEPARPAANPEPAPAAGEPSNDEAAAPAADAPVDLTAAWRQVLGEVGIKVRAFLIEATPHLEDDALVLVYDEGHRFHHDRAREQQAVVEEAVRAVLGRGVRFELGKKNARLSPEPTPSPAPPPPVEAAPAAEREPEPKPAPDPEPVDAPPAPPTRKRPARRPGERGRRGRKDAEPAEPRFDRIELLDDPRFKKLQGLFKARLRQVWREAAEDEDVADEADGEA
- a CDS encoding NAD-dependent epimerase/dehydratase family protein, which codes for MTYLVTGATGFIGGRLARRLLAAGHRVRVLARRPPAAAPLEAAGARVFRGDLTRPETLRPAMEGVDGVFHVAAWYAVGVPAAAAEPTNVQGTRHVLDTALALGVPKVVYTSTIAVYGDTRGRLVDESYFYDGRRLGWASAYDRTKWTAHYEVARPLAEAGLPLVTVLPGLVYGPGDRSPIGDLLRRLVCGRALAVPAETVYCWSHVDDVAQAHWLAMARGHPGEEYIVAGEPRSLVAVLRQARRWIGSSSRILPLPNAALRLLSRLVRPFDAWLPPVYTSEGLRAAAASYTADHAKARAELGYAPRPLREGLPPTLEALRDETRCATG
- a CDS encoding FAD-dependent oxidoreductase gives rise to the protein MSKRLVVIGGVAAGMSAAAKAKRSNPDLEVVAFEKSRYVSYGACGLPYYLAGWIDDVEKLVARTPEKFAKQGVKALVRHEVVEVDYEGRRVKVADLDGGREFWEPFDYLVVSTGARPVLPPIEGVHLPGVFTLRQLEDGEAIMSALHRAQRTVIVGAGYVGLEVAEAFRARGKQVTVVELAERVLPAADPEVSALVHEELTRNGVQVVTGTEVESLTGLGRVQAVQTSAFEIPADLVLLAVGIRPNVGLATSFGVATGPTGAIAVDEQLRTNLENVWAAGDVAESVHLVTGRPYWLPLGDVANKHGRTAGTVIAGGLASFKGVVGSAVTKIFDLAVAFTGLSEEDARKAGFDAKSVWIKSADRAHYYPDPHPFHVKLVYEGGSGRLLGAQVVGHQSDALRIDVVATLLHRGGTVEDLRALDLAYAPPFSPVWDPLLVAANQAR
- a CDS encoding TlpA family protein disulfide reductase — its product is MRRFAVLAALGLALAAGPIGRPAPAFQGTTLAGEPFDLAYYLGRVPIVLHFWASNCPPCRVEAPYWAQAQRAYGDRLLIVGVDVQDLPTMAREFVARYGWSFPNVQDGTAAVAAAYRVTGKPTTVFVGIDGTVVGYHAGPYGSAAAFERDLLRLIRWRP
- a CDS encoding metal-sensitive transcriptional regulator, whose protein sequence is MKTRVHLQLDPDTRSEAQRRLKSVRGHVEGILRMLDDEGVYCVDVLKQIKAVEGALDKVGELILRSHLRDHVVTAAQRGDTDQIVDELMEVLKYR
- a CDS encoding CopZ family metallochaperone, with amino-acid sequence MIKLKVEGMTCNHCVMAVKKALAKVGGVEEVVEVSLERGEALVRGQADPAQLVAAIEEEGYRAQPLG
- a CDS encoding TlpA family protein disulfide reductase yields the protein MPPGRLLPSLVLALFGLALAAVPGPTSWPAPPFSAERLDRPGAVLNLAETLGRRPVVLNFWASWCVPCRVEAPVLRDAERRYRGRVLFVGVNLQDTRKGAEAFMETFFWSFPNVRDPRGAVARRYRVGGIPTTVFIDAGGRVVRVWTGPLDPERLEAFLRALIGTPEG
- a CDS encoding TlpA family protein disulfide reductase; amino-acid sequence: MRRIGLLGVGLLLVGAALATPVPPYRPPSEAIPFSGPLLGGGRFDLNAYLGQTPLVLNFWASWCGPCHREAAVLERFFREFAGRVAFVSVNVQDPSESARAFVERYGLSFPVVQDGGADVAWAYRVTGLPTTFFIDVDGRIRFVHQGPLLAEQLARYLERLLEPGGER